ATCCAAAAACTCAAGAAAGGCTGTCACCAATACCAGATAGAATACAACGCGGTTAGCACAGCCACCCCGCTGGAAGACCTGCTTCTAAAGTATCTTCTGGTGCGCAAAAAGGGTTAGGGTGGAGACAAGTGTTGAGTTTAATGCAAAAACCTCTAAAACAGTCCATTTTGGCGGTTTAAATGAAAATGGCTAAAAAGCGGGTTCAGGCAAGCCAAATCCGGGAACAGGTCCTGGATGCCATCGGCGAAATTTATCGCGCGCCGCATCCCGAAACAAAATTGCTCTTGCAAGAAGCCCTGGTTCGGGAAAAAGATGAAATTGCGCGGGACATGTTGGAATCCATTCTGAAAAATCATGAACTTTCCCTGAGGGAATCTATACCTCTCTGCCAGGATACTGGACTTCTGGTTGTTTTTGCGGAACTGGGAAATGAAGTTTTGATTGAGGGTGGAAATCTTG
Above is a window of Candidatus Cloacimonadota bacterium DNA encoding:
- a CDS encoding DUF58 domain-containing protein, producing IQKLKKGCHQYQIEYNAVSTATPLEDLLLKYLLVRKKG